A DNA window from Peromyscus leucopus breed LL Stock chromosome 3, UCI_PerLeu_2.1, whole genome shotgun sequence contains the following coding sequences:
- the LOC114681830 gene encoding LOW QUALITY PROTEIN: vacuolar protein-sorting-associated protein 36-like (The sequence of the model RefSeq protein was modified relative to this genomic sequence to represent the inferred CDS: deleted 1 base in 1 codon), with product MDRFVWTNGLLEINETLVIQQRGVRIYDDEEKIKFDAGTLLLSTHRLIWRDQKNNECCMAIPLSQIVFIEEQAAEIGKSAKIGVHLHPAPSNKEPGPFQSSKNSYIKLSFKEHGQIEFYRRLSEEMTQRRWENVPVSQSLQTNKGPQPGRVRAVGIVGIERKLEEKRKETDKNISEAFEDLSKLMIKAKEMVELSKSIANKIKEKRGDVTEDETIRFKSYLLSMGIANPVTRETYGSGTQYHMQLAKQLAGILQAPLEERGGIMSLTEVYCLVNRARGIEVPPRCLYRSSHSFGAEVLGGGDLLLGTPGHRGELRGPSSPLLYPGFPPNQIDP from the exons ATGGACCGCTTCGTGTGGACCAACGGCCTCCTGGAGATCAACGAGACGCTGGTGATCCAGCAGCGTGGGGTGCGCATCTACGACGACGAGGAGAAGATAAAGTTTGATGCTGGGACTCTTCTTCTTAGTACGCACCGACTGATTTGGAGAGACCAGAAAAACAATGAGTGCTGCATGGCCATTCCTCTGTCCCAGATTGTGTTTATTGAGGAACAGGCGGCTGAAATTGGGAAGAGTGCCAAAATCGGGGTTCATCTGCACCCTGCTCCTTCTAACAAAGAGCCTGGTCCGTTCCAGAGCAGTAAGAACTCCTACATCAAACTCTCTTTCAAAGAACATGGCCAGATTGAGTTTTACAGGCGTTTATCAGAGGAAATGACACAGAGGAGATGGGAGAATGTGCCAGTTTCCCAGTcgttacaaacaaacaaaggacccCAGCCAGGAAGAGTAAGAGCTGTAGGAATTGTAGGCATCGAAAGGAAACtcgaagaaaagagaaaagaaactgacaAAAACATTTCTGAGGCCTTTGAGGACCTTAGCAAGCTAATGATCAAGGCTAAAGAAATGGTGGAGTTATCA AAATCAATTGCTAATAAGATTAAAGAGAAACGAGGTGACGTCACAGAAGATGAGACCATCAGGTTTAAGTCCTACTTGCTGAGTATGGGAATAGCCAACCCAGTTACCAGGGAAACCTATGGCTCAGGCACACAGTACCACATGCAGCTAGCCAAACAACTGGCTGGAATATTGCAGGCACCGTTAGAGGAGCGTGGGGGAATAATGTCCCTCACGGAGGTGTACTGTTTAGTGAACCGAGCTCGGGGAATAGAGGTCCCACCAAGATG CCTCTATCGGAGTAGTCATTCATTTGGTGCAGAAGTCCTGGGAGGAGGTGACCTCCTGCTTGGCACGCCAGGGCATAGAGGGGAGCTGCGGGGACCCTCCTCTCCTTTGCTCTACCCTGGCTTTCCGCCTAACCAGATCGACCCGTAA